A window from Leuconostoc mesenteroides subsp. mesenteroides encodes these proteins:
- the mprF gene encoding bifunctional lysylphosphatidylglycerol flippase/synthetase MprF, with protein MKGINHVLSKLIILVMTLVLISQLFIMTREITWHAILSTMNDIAWWQMVLLLLAGFLVIVPTLFNDLILREWQGYELTTSEMLQRAWLVNIFNLNAGFIGVLSVFLRRIFYNDQPKEKLIKPYIQMYILGQSGLLFATIIAFIILILDSSRQLTEQLMWLALFILVAIIGIIVSFSKRINIWQDLKSIVVIRFIVNSVITLSAQVGLFILIGRFIDIDISASEIILSFIIASAIALITMTPGTWGSFDVAIIIMLSFFDVTRVDGFIWLILYRVSYNLFPLLSAVVLLFLRISKRINASFRGVPHYVAQSVVHQFLIIILYLSGVLFVLAGTMPKVAAQIFVFNHLRSWPVTYTLINQLPNILFGFLILISARGIANRVQRAYGTTIVVLLLVATYVFFFYQYVLPLFLIAIMLIAALFSKKSLYRKQFIHSWEEQVVDFLIWAALIISYLALGVINLPPIHHHFRHVSSLPSMHWWYVGLIMISVVSISGLALSKFLHAQQIQLGVSLDEARVNKVLAIGDNHYTNLVFLGDKRLYFYQIDDEDVVGIQFRIINNKAMVMGDPFGNEEYFAAAMEQFVNESDILGYVPVFYEISEKIAMIAHEFGYDFFKLGEEALVILDDFSTAGKKMQNIRSEMNQATRAGFKFRVLEPPFNHDVLQQMKIISDKWLAGREEKGYSLGFFDENYLQRGAIAVLEKEGQIEAFATLVTSYTEQQMSVDLMRFTHAAPNGVMDVLFVNVFDYAKQRHFKIFNLGMSPLANVGQHRQSFGRERLANLVYQFGSKVYSFEGLHHYKNKFTKVWQPMYIGYSRKSSIVAVMVGLLKIDNRGVKHAPKEDIRYTRSN; from the coding sequence ATGAAGGGTATTAATCACGTTTTATCAAAGTTAATTATATTAGTTATGACACTGGTGTTGATTAGCCAGCTGTTCATTATGACACGAGAAATCACGTGGCATGCAATTTTATCGACAATGAATGACATTGCTTGGTGGCAAATGGTATTGCTATTGTTAGCTGGATTTTTGGTGATTGTACCAACGTTATTCAATGATCTTATTTTGCGAGAATGGCAAGGTTACGAACTAACTACGAGTGAAATGTTGCAGCGTGCATGGTTAGTTAATATTTTCAACCTAAATGCTGGTTTTATTGGTGTTTTAAGTGTATTTTTACGACGTATTTTTTATAATGATCAGCCAAAAGAAAAGCTGATTAAGCCGTATATACAAATGTATATACTTGGACAAAGCGGTCTACTCTTTGCAACTATTATTGCTTTTATCATTTTAATATTAGATTCTAGTAGACAATTAACAGAACAATTAATGTGGTTAGCTCTGTTCATTTTAGTAGCTATTATTGGGATTATTGTTTCCTTTAGTAAACGAATAAATATTTGGCAAGATTTGAAAAGTATAGTTGTTATACGTTTTATAGTCAATTCAGTTATTACGCTGTCCGCTCAAGTAGGGTTGTTTATATTAATTGGTCGTTTTATTGATATTGATATTAGTGCATCAGAAATAATACTTAGTTTTATTATTGCTAGTGCAATTGCTCTGATCACCATGACACCTGGGACCTGGGGTTCATTTGACGTTGCAATTATCATTATGTTGTCGTTTTTTGATGTAACCCGTGTGGATGGTTTTATCTGGCTCATATTGTATCGCGTTAGTTATAATTTATTTCCTTTATTGAGTGCTGTGGTTCTTTTATTTTTACGTATTTCTAAACGAATTAATGCTAGTTTTCGAGGTGTGCCACATTACGTTGCTCAATCGGTTGTTCACCAATTTTTGATTATTATACTCTATTTATCTGGTGTGTTGTTTGTCTTAGCAGGCACAATGCCAAAAGTTGCAGCACAAATATTCGTTTTTAATCACTTACGCTCTTGGCCGGTCACATATACCCTAATCAACCAATTACCCAATATTTTATTTGGCTTTTTAATCTTAATTAGTGCACGTGGCATTGCTAATCGGGTACAACGTGCTTATGGAACGACTATTGTTGTCTTGTTACTAGTGGCTACATACGTATTTTTCTTTTACCAGTATGTGCTCCCGTTATTTTTGATAGCCATTATGCTAATAGCAGCATTGTTTAGTAAAAAGTCTCTGTATAGGAAGCAGTTTATTCATTCCTGGGAAGAGCAAGTCGTAGATTTTCTGATTTGGGCTGCACTAATTATTAGTTATTTGGCTTTGGGCGTGATTAATCTACCGCCAATTCATCACCATTTCCGCCATGTTAGTAGCTTACCATCTATGCATTGGTGGTATGTCGGTCTCATTATGATCAGTGTGGTCTCTATTTCTGGTTTGGCTTTGTCTAAATTTTTGCATGCACAGCAAATTCAGCTTGGAGTAAGCTTAGATGAAGCAAGAGTGAATAAAGTTTTGGCGATAGGTGATAATCATTACACTAATCTCGTTTTTTTGGGTGATAAAAGATTATATTTTTACCAAATCGATGATGAAGATGTTGTTGGTATTCAATTTCGAATTATTAACAACAAGGCGATGGTTATGGGCGACCCTTTTGGGAACGAGGAGTACTTTGCTGCAGCGATGGAGCAATTTGTAAACGAGTCAGATATTCTTGGTTATGTGCCAGTTTTTTATGAAATTAGTGAAAAAATTGCCATGATAGCTCATGAATTCGGTTATGATTTTTTCAAATTAGGTGAGGAAGCATTGGTTATCCTTGATGATTTTTCGACGGCTGGTAAAAAAATGCAGAATATTCGTTCTGAAATGAATCAGGCAACGCGTGCTGGTTTCAAATTTAGAGTATTAGAACCACCATTTAATCATGACGTGTTACAGCAAATGAAAATAATTAGTGATAAATGGCTTGCTGGACGTGAAGAAAAAGGATATTCACTTGGGTTCTTTGATGAAAATTATTTGCAGCGTGGTGCCATAGCTGTACTGGAAAAAGAAGGACAAATTGAAGCATTTGCAACGCTAGTGACTTCATATACAGAACAACAAATGTCAGTTGACCTAATGAGATTTACGCATGCTGCACCAAATGGTGTCATGGATGTCTTATTCGTCAATGTATTTGATTATGCTAAACAGCGACATTTTAAAATATTTAATTTGGGTATGTCACCTTTGGCTAATGTAGGCCAGCATCGCCAAAGTTTTGGACGTGAGCGCTTGGCTAATTTGGTCTACCAATTTGGATCAAAGGTTTATTCCTTTGAGGGCTTACATCATTATAAAAATAAATTTACTAAAGTTTGGCAGCCGATGTATATTGGCTACTCAAGAAAAAGTAGCATTGTTGCCGTTATGGTTGGCTTGTTAAAAATAGATAATAGAGGAGTAAAACATGCACCGAAAGAAGATATAAGATATACTAGAAGCAATTAA
- a CDS encoding HD domain-containing protein: MPMHQYFMGMSQLELINRAPGFFKYQPHSVASHSWKVTQIAQFLADVEEQNGAQINWKSVYEKALNHDYTERFIGDIKTPVKYATSTLRSMLADVEESMTENFIKTEIPEQFQAAYTRRLGEGKDDTIEGKILSISDKIDLLYEAYGELEKFNPEPVFVNIFQSSLEALAEFTDMASVKYLAKEILPEVFKEDFIHKDLLFDLAKSLLPDFAEVVKS; this comes from the coding sequence ATGCCAATGCATCAATACTTCATGGGAATGAGTCAACTTGAACTCATTAACCGAGCTCCAGGTTTTTTTAAATACCAGCCCCATAGTGTAGCCTCACACTCATGGAAAGTCACTCAAATTGCTCAATTTTTAGCTGATGTTGAAGAACAAAATGGTGCTCAAATTAATTGGAAATCAGTTTATGAAAAAGCTTTAAATCATGATTATACAGAAAGATTTATTGGTGACATTAAAACACCAGTAAAATATGCGACATCAACATTACGTTCAATGTTAGCTGATGTTGAAGAATCAATGACAGAAAACTTTATTAAAACAGAAATCCCTGAACAATTTCAAGCTGCATATACACGCCGCCTAGGCGAAGGAAAAGATGATACGATTGAGGGTAAAATTTTATCTATTTCTGATAAAATTGATTTGCTCTATGAGGCATACGGTGAGTTAGAAAAGTTTAACCCGGAACCTGTCTTTGTGAATATTTTTCAAAGTAGTTTGGAAGCACTCGCTGAATTCACAGATATGGCCAGTGTGAAGTATTTAGCAAAAGAAATATTACCAGAAGTTTTTAAAGAAGATTTCATTCATAAGGATTTATTGTTCGACTTAGCTAAAAGTCTATTACCTGATTTTGCTGAGGTGGTTAAGAGTTAA
- a CDS encoding NUDIX domain-containing protein, whose translation MEKNYIARMREKVGHEGMIFVSAFGVLWNDAHDAILLEKRWDSDDGWGFPGGYLEYGDSPMQAVKREFKEETNLDVKVTRMLGIATNEVEKNSWGDAQETIGIGFEVEHVGGEMLKDGTETLDLQFVPVYPEPKMFVPQAQKTMHLILTQNEISEQPWMRETNE comes from the coding sequence ATGGAAAAGAACTACATTGCGCGTATGCGTGAAAAAGTCGGGCATGAAGGCATGATATTTGTCTCTGCATTTGGTGTATTGTGGAATGATGCACATGATGCAATATTATTAGAAAAACGTTGGGACTCCGATGATGGCTGGGGATTTCCTGGTGGTTATCTTGAGTACGGTGACTCACCAATGCAGGCAGTTAAACGAGAATTTAAAGAAGAAACGAATCTGGATGTTAAAGTCACTCGCATGTTAGGAATTGCTACAAATGAGGTAGAAAAAAATTCTTGGGGTGATGCGCAAGAAACCATTGGCATTGGGTTTGAAGTTGAACATGTTGGTGGTGAGATGTTGAAAGATGGTACTGAAACGCTTGATTTACAATTCGTGCCAGTTTATCCAGAGCCAAAAATGTTCGTTCCACAAGCACAAAAAACAATGCATCTGATATTGACACAAAATGAGATTAGTGAACAACCTTGGATGAGGGAGACGAACGAATGA
- a CDS encoding histidine phosphatase family protein — protein MKLYVVRHGQTIFNILNKVQGWADTPLTKKGEKDGQEAGKRLKNVAFDAAFSSDTSRAMHTAEYILAENIHEHTRLQITPEWREYFFGSFEGGSNDVLWGAVAKEFGVAKGTPDAIAAEVQDMTAIMDKIYEVDPEHLGENATSFWQRIDAALEKLLMTQKANANVLLVTHGQLIGNLAQHYGHFIKAERPKNGAVAVFNLDNDGLQVELFNDIDTIF, from the coding sequence ATGAAACTTTATGTTGTACGTCATGGTCAGACAATATTTAACATATTAAATAAAGTGCAGGGTTGGGCTGATACACCGCTAACCAAGAAAGGTGAAAAAGATGGCCAGGAAGCTGGTAAAAGACTAAAAAACGTAGCTTTTGATGCAGCTTTTTCTTCAGATACTTCACGTGCGATGCATACAGCAGAATATATCTTAGCTGAAAATATTCACGAGCACACCAGGTTACAAATTACACCAGAATGGCGTGAATACTTTTTTGGTAGCTTTGAGGGTGGTAGTAATGATGTGCTGTGGGGTGCTGTGGCTAAAGAATTTGGTGTTGCTAAAGGGACACCAGATGCTATTGCCGCAGAGGTGCAAGATATGACGGCAATTATGGACAAAATTTACGAAGTGGATCCAGAACATCTAGGCGAGAACGCTACAAGTTTTTGGCAAAGAATAGACGCCGCATTAGAGAAACTTCTCATGACACAAAAGGCTAATGCTAATGTCTTATTGGTTACACACGGGCAGCTTATAGGTAATCTAGCACAGCACTATGGCCATTTTATCAAAGCTGAAAGACCCAAAAATGGTGCGGTAGCAGTTTTCAATCTTGATAATGATGGCTTGCAAGTGGAACTTTTTAATGATATTGACACTATATTTTGA
- a CDS encoding MFS transporter encodes MVKQDSLLTKIAFLGISFVLTSAYAINGALPQMTEALHISSTEAQVLATTPSITVTIFVLLSSFIAAKLGDKNTIILGVTLVGIAGVIPFFTDSYVLILASRTVLGAGFGIFNSLAVSMIAVMYDGKTRSSMLGYRAAAEQVGQAVLTLLAGLLLAFGWHATFLVYLIAFPILFLFIKRVPDTSEMTPLKTETTDSTQVEEVTRISPLVLLLTLFAAFLVIDYMAIQLSFPFMAADLKGDGYNTSPILSAMLIAATIGGVTYGWFVAKFGRFTLQIGLVLMALSNFLVAFSNGNFGMLILGVLLIGFPLQLISPFIFNQLPKLAPLARQSLVTSIILIGFNVGVFVEPMVVAAFAKIIGHGGGSAAASAYATIPYLGSVLLIIAIITIITNRKQEK; translated from the coding sequence ATGGTTAAACAAGATAGTTTGCTCACTAAAATTGCTTTTTTGGGCATTTCATTTGTCTTGACAAGTGCATACGCTATTAACGGCGCATTGCCACAAATGACAGAGGCATTGCATATTTCATCTACCGAAGCGCAAGTGCTGGCCACTACACCTTCTATTACTGTGACTATTTTTGTTCTTTTGAGCAGTTTTATAGCTGCTAAATTGGGCGATAAAAATACAATCATTTTAGGTGTAACATTGGTTGGAATTGCTGGAGTGATACCATTTTTTACTGATTCATATGTACTTATTTTAGCATCACGAACGGTATTAGGTGCTGGATTTGGTATTTTCAACTCACTGGCGGTCTCCATGATTGCTGTGATGTATGATGGCAAGACACGGTCTTCGATGCTTGGATACCGTGCAGCTGCTGAACAAGTCGGACAAGCAGTATTAACATTGTTAGCAGGATTGTTGTTAGCATTTGGTTGGCACGCAACATTCTTGGTATATCTAATTGCATTTCCGATTTTGTTCTTGTTCATTAAGCGAGTTCCTGATACATCAGAAATGACACCGCTTAAGACAGAAACAACGGACAGCACACAAGTGGAAGAAGTAACTCGTATTAGTCCCTTAGTGTTGTTACTGACACTATTTGCTGCTTTCCTTGTGATTGATTATATGGCCATTCAACTAAGCTTTCCATTTATGGCGGCTGACTTGAAGGGAGACGGATATAATACTTCACCAATATTGTCAGCCATGTTGATTGCAGCAACAATTGGTGGTGTGACATATGGTTGGTTTGTTGCTAAGTTTGGTCGTTTCACACTACAAATTGGATTAGTATTAATGGCACTTTCAAATTTCTTGGTTGCCTTCTCAAATGGAAACTTTGGTATGTTGATTTTAGGAGTTTTGTTAATAGGATTCCCGCTACAACTAATTTCACCATTTATTTTTAACCAATTACCAAAGTTGGCACCACTTGCACGCCAGTCATTGGTAACATCAATCATATTAATCGGATTTAACGTTGGTGTATTCGTTGAACCGATGGTTGTTGCAGCATTTGCAAAAATCATTGGTCATGGTGGTGGCAGTGCTGCGGCGTCAGCCTATGCAACTATTCCATATTTGGGATCAGTACTTCTTATTATCGCAATTATTACAATTATAACTAACAGAAAGCAGGAAAAATAA
- the gtfA gene encoding sucrose phosphorylase, whose protein sequence is MEIQNKAMLITYADSLGKNLKDVHKVLKEDIGDAIGGVHLLPFFPSTGDRGFAPSDYTRVDSAFGDWSDVEALGEEYYLMFDFMINHISRESVMYQDFKKNHDESKYKDFFIRWEKFWAKAGENRPTQADVDLIYKRKDKAPTQEITFDDGTTENLWNTFGEEQIDIDVNSAIAKEFIKTTLEDMVKHGANLIRLDAFAYAVKKVDTNDFFVEPEIWDTLNEVREILTPLKAEILPEIHEHYSIPKKINDHGYFTYDFALPMTTLYTLYSGKTNQLAKWLKMSPMKQFTTLDTHDGIGVVDARDVLTDEEIDYASEELYKVGANVKKTYSSASYNNLDIYQINSTYYSALGNDDAAYLLSRVFQVFAPGIPQIYYVGLLAGENDIELLESSKEGRNINRHYYSVDEVKEEVKRPVVAKLLKLLSWRNNFAAFDLDGSIDVETPSDTTIKITRKDKSGENVAVLVANAADKTFTITANGEEILVNKEADKKQF, encoded by the coding sequence ATGGAAATTCAAAACAAAGCAATGCTTATCACATATGCTGATTCATTGGGTAAAAACCTTAAGGACGTTCATAAGGTATTGAAGGAAGATATTGGTGATGCTATTGGTGGTGTTCACTTGTTGCCATTTTTCCCATCAACCGGAGATCGTGGTTTTGCACCGTCTGATTATACACGTGTTGATTCAGCATTTGGTGATTGGAGTGATGTAGAAGCATTAGGTGAAGAATATTACTTGATGTTTGATTTCATGATCAACCACATTTCACGTGAGTCTGTTATGTATCAAGATTTCAAGAAGAATCATGATGAATCAAAGTATAAGGATTTCTTCATTCGCTGGGAAAAGTTCTGGGCCAAGGCTGGTGAAAATCGTCCAACACAAGCTGATGTTGACTTGATTTACAAGCGTAAGGATAAGGCACCAACTCAAGAAATTACTTTTGATGATGGTACAACTGAAAATTTGTGGAACACATTTGGTGAAGAACAAATTGATATTGATGTAAACTCAGCTATCGCTAAAGAATTTATCAAGACAACTCTTGAAGATATGGTGAAGCATGGGGCTAACTTAATTCGTTTGGATGCCTTTGCATACGCTGTTAAAAAAGTTGACACAAATGACTTCTTCGTTGAACCTGAAATTTGGGACACATTGAACGAGGTTCGTGAAATTTTGACACCTCTAAAGGCCGAAATTTTGCCAGAAATTCATGAACACTATTCAATTCCTAAGAAGATCAATGATCATGGTTACTTCACATATGATTTTGCTTTGCCAATGACTACACTTTATACATTATACTCAGGTAAGACAAATCAATTGGCTAAGTGGTTAAAGATGTCACCAATGAAGCAATTTACTACTTTGGATACGCACGACGGTATTGGTGTTGTTGATGCACGTGATGTCTTGACTGATGAAGAAATTGATTATGCATCTGAAGAGTTATACAAAGTTGGTGCTAACGTGAAGAAGACATATTCTTCTGCTTCATACAACAACTTGGATATCTATCAAATTAACTCAACATATTACTCAGCTTTGGGAAATGATGATGCTGCGTACTTACTGAGTCGTGTCTTCCAAGTGTTTGCACCTGGTATTCCACAAATCTATTATGTTGGTTTGTTGGCCGGTGAAAATGATATTGAATTGCTTGAATCTTCAAAAGAAGGTCGTAATATCAACCGTCACTACTACTCAGTTGATGAAGTTAAGGAAGAAGTTAAGCGCCCAGTTGTTGCTAAATTATTGAAGCTTTTGTCATGGCGTAACAACTTTGCTGCATTTGATTTGGATGGATCAATTGATGTTGAGACACCATCTGACACAACAATCAAGATTACTCGTAAGGATAAGTCTGGTGAAAATGTTGCAGTCTTGGTTGCTAATGCTGCTGATAAGACATTCACAATCACTGCAAATGGTGAAGAAATATTAGTTAACAAAGAAGCTGATAAGAAACAATTCTAA